One Phaseolus vulgaris cultivar G19833 chromosome 4, P. vulgaris v2.0, whole genome shotgun sequence DNA window includes the following coding sequences:
- the LOC137837088 gene encoding cation/calcium exchanger 1-like, translating to MARFIYNTKPLHRKLLLLNISFIFLIFLFLSAYLHPSTSNVHASTNVFNRARMLTDISVDGCTDLHKYLDNDSKCLYVKSHVHCRSKGYINYLQIFYCSFGHSPVLGHALLILWLVILFYLLGDTASNYFCSNLEGLSDILRLSPTIAGVTLLSLGNGAPDFFASVVSFTSSNDGAVGLNSILGGAFFVSSAVLGIISFLVSSNETAVDKASFIRDVIFFLFSLFILLVIISIGKISLLGSIFYVSIYFLYVCAVSATHFIYGEDRTEGELVSSSDDLTESGIPLLGCVDDEKPNVSNKEVIEEEGDKQEGFGNDSFDLTYLTKFVHVLELPLSLPRRLTIPVVSEEGWSKPYAVISVTLAPVLFAALCNTQMENGSSRSSLVSYLTAALIGIVLGNMACVTTKSTSPPRKCLFPWLAGGFSMSVTWTYIIAEELVSLLVALGNVIGVSPSILGLTVLAWGNSLGDLIANGAMAKNGGADGAQIAVSGCYAGPMFNILMGLGLPLVLSAWSEYPESYVIPKDPSLYATLLFLMGGVLWALVILTKKNMKLDKSLGIGLLTIYLCFLFIRMVIAIGVIKL from the coding sequence ATGGCACGTTTCATCTATAACACAAAACCCCTGCACAGAAAACTACTTCTCCTCAATATATCCTTCATTTTCCTCATCTTTCTCTTCCTCAGTGCCTATCTCCACCCTTCTACTTCCAATGTTCATGCCTCCACAAATGTCTTCAACCGTGCTAGAATGCTCACTGACATCAGTGTTGATGGTTGCACTGACCTTCACAAGTACTTGGATAATGACTCCAAGTGCTTATATGTCAAATCCCACGTTCACTGCAGGTCAAAAGGGTATATAAATTATCTCCAAATCTTTTACTGCAGCTTTGGACATTCCCCAGTATTGGGTCATGCCCTGCTTATACTGTGGCTTGTGatcttgttttatcttttgGGAGATACAGCTTCAAATTACTTTTGTAGTAATCTAGAAGGTCTGTCTGACATCTTGAGACTATCCCCCACCATAGCTGGGGTAACCTTGCTTTCTTTGGGAAATGGTGCCCCTGATTTTTTTGCAAGTGTTGTTTCTTTCACAAGTTCCAATGACGGTGCAGTTGGCCTCAATAGCATTCTGGGAGGGGCATTTTTTGTGTCCAGTGCTGTTTTGGGGATCATAAGTTTTCTTGTTAGTTCAAATGAAACTGCAGTGGACAAGGCTAGTTTCATTAGAGATgtcattttcttccttttctcacTTTTCATTCTCCTTGTCATCATTTCTATTGGTAAAATCAGCTTGTTGGGTTCAATATTCTATGTTTCTATTTACTTCCTCTATGTCTGTGCTGTCTCTGCCACACATTTCATCTATGGAGAGGACAGGACAGAAGGGGAACTTGTCTCATCTTCTGATGACTTGACTGAGTCAGGCATACCCTTGTTGGGGTGTGTTGATGATGAGAAACCAAATGTATCAAATAAAGAGGTAATCGAAGAAGAAGGGGACAAGCAAGAGGGTTTTGGTAATGATTCTTTTGACCTTACTTACTTGACCAAATTTGTACATGTGCTAGAGCTACCTCTTTCCTTGCCAAGAAGGCTTACTATACCTGTTGTGAGTGAGGAAGGTTGGTCAAAACCATATGCTGTTATATCTGTGACTTTGGCACCAGTGTTGTTTGCAGCTCTTTGTAACACCCAAATGGAAAATGGGAGTTCAAGGAGTAGTCTTGTTTCATACTTGACAGCTGCTTTAATTGGCATTGTTTTGGGGAACATGGCATGTGTGACAACCAAGAGCACTAGTCCACCCAGAAAGTGCTTGTTTCCTTGGCTAGCTGGGGGCTTTTCTATGAGTGTAACATGGACTTACATCATTGCTGAAGAACTTGTTTCCCTCTTGGTTGCACTTGGGAATGTCATAGGGGTTAGTCCTTCAATCCTTGGACTAACTGTCCTAGCTTGGGGTAATTCTCTAGGGGATTTGATAGCCAATGGTGCAATGGCCAAGAATGGTGGAGCTGATGGGGCCCAAATAGCTGTCTCTGGTTGTTATGCAGGCCCTATGTTTAACATTttgatgggcttgggcttgCCTCTTGTACTCTCAGCATGGTCTGAATACCCAGAGTCTTATGTGATTCCCAAGGACCCTTCTCTTTATGCAACACTTTTATTCTTGATGGGAGGGGTGCTTTGGGCCCTTGTGATATTGACAAAAAAGAATATGAAGCTTGATAAGTCATTGGGAATTGGGCTCTTGACAATTTACCTCTGCTTTTTGTTTATAAGGATGGTCATTGCAATTGGTGTTATTAAACTCTAG
- the LOC137837090 gene encoding beta-glucuronosyltransferase GlcAT14A-like — protein sequence MSIKIVVVSFMLTSLLFFLLFIPTRLTIPSSSFKPSMNYFNTSRANKPYPVTFAYLISGSKGDSGKLKRLVRALYHPGNYYLIHMDSGAPEAEHRDVEEYVAKDPVYGELGNVWVVGKHNLVTYKGPTMLSTTLHAMAMLLRSCKWDWFINLSASDYPLVTQDDMIQAFSQVPRHINFIHHSSQLGWKLNKRGRPIIIDPGLYSLKKSQIWWVTNKQRSLPTSFKLYTGSAWTILSRSFAEYCIVGWENLPRILLLYYTNFVSSPEGYFQTVICNSKDYKNTTANNDLHYITWDYPPKQHPRTLGLKDYRKMVLSNRPFARKFKKNDPLLDKIDRDLLKRNHGEFSFGGWCSEAEKHNRVCSGFKTQNYGVLKPGPASKKLKFLLSYTLSRKVFHKQQCR from the exons ATGTCCATCAAAATTGTGGTTGTTTCCTTCATGCTAACCTCACTGctgttctttcttcttttcattcccACAAGATTAACTATACCCAGTTCCAGCTTCAAGCCTTCTATGAACTACTTCAACACCAGCAGGGCCAACAAGCCATATCCAGTTACATTTGCCTACTTGATCTCTGGTTCTAAAGGAGACTCAGGGAAGCTGAAAAGGTTGGTGAGGGCTCTCTACCATCCAGGGAACTACTACTTGATTCATATGGATTCTGGGGCACCAGAAGCTGAGCACAGGGATGTGGAGGAATATGTGGCCAAGGACCCAGTTTATGGTGAATTGGGGAATGTTTGGGTTGTGGGGAAGCATAATTTGGTCACTTACAAAGGACCAACCATGCTTTCCACCACTCTCCATGCCATGGCAATGCTTCTCAGGAGTTGCAAATGGGATTGGTTTATCAATCTCAGTGCCTCTGATTATCCCTTGGTTACACAAGATG ATATGATCCAAGCCTTTTCTCAGGTTCCAAGGCATATCAATTTCATTCACCACAGCAGTCAGTTGGGTTGGAAATT GAATAAGAGAGGGAGGCCAATAATTATAGACCCAGGGTTGTATAGCCTCAAGAAATCACAGATTTGGTGGGTCACTAATAAGCAAAGGAGTCTCCCAACATCTTTTAAACTTTATACAG GTTCAGCATGGACAATACTATCAAGATCTTTTGCAGAGTATTGCATTGTTGGGtgggaaaatttgccaagaATCCTCCTTCTCTACTACACAAACTTTGTGTCATCCCCAGAAGGATATTTCCAAACAGTTATTTGCAACTCCAAGGACTACAAGAACACCACTGCAAACAATGACCTACACTACATTACTTGGGATTATCCTCCAAAACAACACCCAAGGACACTAGGACTCAAAGATTACAGAAAAATGGTCTTGAGCAACCGTCCATTTGCCAGAAAATTCAAGAAAAATGACCCTCTTCTGGATAAAATTGACAGAGACCTTCTCAAGAGGAATCATGGGGAATTTTCTTTTGGAGGATGGTGCTCAGAGGCTGAAAAACATAACAGAGTATGCTCAGGTTTCAAAACTCAGAATTATGGTGTTCTCAAACCTGGCCCTGCCTCAAAAAAGTTGAAGTTTCTGCTCTCTTATACTCTTTCTCGCAAAGTTTTTCACAAGCAGCAATGTCGCTAA
- the LOC137837089 gene encoding protein pns1-like, producing the protein MTILNIDVITVTDEEKIQAKQEWLSSTSPIKFTNTTPARKVFKIIFYLHLFLIAVLVTSLTTYGLVYASHSNYFHPKEWYPPLFISTLCGGAVGFTWQWITARNPAKAIREAFWLSPLLTSAMGILFVYMGYAPSLAAGVVALVSALIQSLYGIWVRPRFEYASRILSVSIADPPTQSMRLAFSSILIGILYCSFMVCGIGGARAIERTKLAVLFILVILLSLVWTLQFLKNVLQVTISRVKYMHLAGGVIMDTRVALNDTVKYLTGSVSIGSILVPFVSLFRGFARSTSLIGGDTDEFMFSCASCYMGIASLLVTCGNRWGLVHVGVYNKGFVQASSDTWDIFNRVGLEELIDLDLTASFCFLSGVAGGAMCSLVSGTWSIVIHNNYATETSIYAFLIGYFMFRLAMSWPQACVSAYYVAYAENPQSTQFDSTIPVRLEQLYRSHA; encoded by the exons ATGACAATTTTGAACATTGATGTGATCACTGTCACAGATGAAGAGAAAATACAAGCTAAACAGGAATGGCTTTCATCCACAAGCCCCATCAAG TTTACAAACACAACACCGGCGAGGAAGGTCTTCAAGATTATTTTTTACCTTCACTTGTTCCTAATTGCTGTCTTGGTTACTTCCCTCACCACCTATGGCCTAGTCTATGCTTCTCACAGCAACTACTTCCACCCAAAGGAGTGGTACCCTCCACTCTTTATATCAACATTATGTGGTGGAGCTGTTGGTTTCACATGGCAATGGATCACTGCTAGGAATCCTGCAAAGGCTATTAGAGAAGCATTTTGGCTGAGTCCCCTTCTTACATCTGCAATGGGGATTCTGTTTGTGTACATGGGATATGCTCCAAGTCTTGCAGCTGGTGTAGTTGCTTTGGTTTCTGCATTAATTCAGTCTCTTTATGGTATTTGGGTTCGTCCAAGATTTGAATACGCCAGCAGAATCTTGTCAGTTTCAATAGCTGATCCTCCTACCCAAAGCATGAGGTTGGCATTTTCATCAATCCTCATTGGTATTCTTTATTGCAGTTTCATGGTGTGTGGAATTGGTGGAGCTAGAGCAATTGAAAGAACCAAACTAGCTGTCTTGTTCATCTTGGTGATTCTACTGAGCCTTGTGTGGACCTTGCAGTTTCTCAAGAACGTGTTACAAGTCACCATTTCAAGGGTCAAGTATATGCACTTAGCTGGTGGAGTAATCATGGACACCAGAGTAGCATTGAATGACACAGTCAAGTACCTAACTGGAAGTGTTTCCATTGGCTCCATCCTTGTGCCCTTTGTCTCACTCTTTAGGGGTTTTGCAAGGTCAACAAGTCTGATTGGAGGAGACACTGATGAATTCATGTTTTCCTGTGCTAGTTGCTACATGGGGATTGCTTCACTTCTTGTGACCTGTGGGAATAGATGGGGTCTGGTGCATGTTGGAGTCTATAACAAGGGGTTTGTGCAGGCATCCTCTGACACTTGGGACATTTTCAATAGGGTTGGTTTGGAAGAACTGATAGACTTGGATCTCACTGCCTCCTTTTGTTTCCTCAGTGGAGTGGCAGGGGGAGCAATGTGTAGCCTAGTGAGTGGAACTTGGAGCATAGTAATACACAATAACTATGCTACAGAAACATCCATTTATGCTTTCTTAATTGGTTACTTCATG TTTCGGTTAGCAATGTCATGGCCACAAGCATGTGTCTCAGCTTACTATGTTGCCTACGCAGAGAATCCACAGAGCACTCAATTTGACTCCACCATCCCTGTACGCTTGGAGCAGCTTTATAGATCGCATGCGTAG
- the LOC137837085 gene encoding 2-oxoglutarate-dependent dioxygenase DAO-like, with amino-acid sequence MEASVPVVDFEKLSEGEELKKLREACEKCGCFRIINHSIPKTLMSEMKSVVKYVHDLPLEIKMRNKSIIPDSGYVPPFPTSPLYEGMGIYDMNKSPQALEEFFSQLDLPTYHRQIVETYGEAIHDLASTVSQKMAKSLGVVGVDFKDWPFILRTIKYSFTQENIGEMGVQLHSDTGFMTLLQDDEAVSGLELLDDSGLFKAVPPKSGSFLCIIGDVGQVWSNGKFWNVRHHVICKEIGTRYSFGAFMLAPRDGNVEAPTTLVELDNGRCYRPFKYEDLREFRITTGKRKGEVLDQYRIA; translated from the exons ATGGAGGCTAGTGTTCCTGTGGTGGATTTTGAGAAGCTTTCAGAGGGAGAGGAGTTGAAGAAGCTGAGAGAAGCATGTGAGAAATGTGGTTGTTTCAGGATCATCAACCACTCCATTCCAAAAACTCTGATGAGTGAAATGAAATCAGTGGTGAAATACGTGCATGATCTTCCTTTGGAGATCAAAATGCGCAACAAATCCATAATTCCTGATAGTGGTTATGTGCCACCCTTTCCAACAAGTCCTCTCTATGAGGGCATGGGGATATATGACATGAATAAATCACCACAGGCACTTGAAGAGTTCTTCTCCCAATTGGATTTGCCAACCTATCACAG GCAAATAGTAGAGACTTATGGTGAAGCAATTCATGACTTGGCATCAACTGTATCACAAAAGATGGCAAAGTCTTTGGGTGTAGTGGGTGTTGATTTCAAGGACTGGCCTTTCATTTTAAGAACTATTAAATATAGTTTCACCCAAGAAAATATAGGTGAAATGGGAGTACAGTTGCATTCAGATACAGGATTTATGACTCTTCTTCAAGATGATGAAGCTGTTAGTGGTCTTGAGCTGTTGGATGATTCTGGTTTATTTAAGGCAGTGCCTCCCAAATCAGGGTCATTCCTTTGCATTATTGGAGATGTTGGACAA GTTTGGAGCAATGGAAAATTTTGGAATGTTAGGCATCATGTGATATGCAAAGAGATAGGAACTCGTTATTCATTTGGTGCATTTATGTTAGCACCAAGGGATGGTAATGTTGAGGCCCCAACAACGTTGGTGGAACTTGACAATGGTCGATGTTATCGACCATTTAAGTATGAAGATTTAAGAGAGTTCAGAATCACCACCGGAAAGAGAAAAGGTGAAGTTCTTGATCAATATCGCATTGCTTAA